From the Drosophila suzukii chromosome 2 unlocalized genomic scaffold, CBGP_Dsuzu_IsoJpt1.0 scf_2c, whole genome shotgun sequence genome, one window contains:
- the LOC139354172 gene encoding uncharacterized protein isoform X3, with the protein MQQLIDQVANEATIITDQHIGALVGHYLQRASDGTSRMDSAPTRRQRSIDWLGSAWKWVLGSPDKSDWNAILKEEDSLLNLPTRKDWSGQHESLGSRRDQYDIGGGGQPALSKRR; encoded by the exons ATGCAGCAACTCATCGACCAGGTAGCAAACGAGGCTACGATAATCACCGATCAACATATTGGCGCTTTGGTTGGCCACTATCTGCAGCGCGCTTCGGATGGAACCTCGCGCATGGATAGCGCACCAACGCGGAGACAACGCTCAATCGATTGGCTAGGATCAGCCTGGAAGTGGGTCTTGGGATCACCGGACAAATCGGATTGGAATGCCATCTTGAAAGAGGAGGACAGCCTG CTGAACTTGCCAACTAGGAAAGACTGGAGTGGTCAACACGAATCTCTTGGATCACGACGAGATCAATATGATATTGGCGGAGGTGGACAGCCTGCCTTATCAAAACGTCGTTGA
- the LOC139354172 gene encoding uncharacterized protein isoform X1, producing the protein MQQLIDQVANEATIITDQHIGALVGHYLQRASDGTSRMDSAPTRRQRSIDWLGSAWKWVLGSPDKSDWNAILKEEDSLVRNNNQQIRINTKLFDSTHESLQKLNLPTRKDWSGQHESLGSRRDQYDIGGGGQPALSKRR; encoded by the coding sequence ATGCAGCAACTCATCGACCAGGTAGCAAACGAGGCTACGATAATCACCGATCAACATATTGGCGCTTTGGTTGGCCACTATCTGCAGCGCGCTTCGGATGGAACCTCGCGCATGGATAGCGCACCAACGCGGAGACAACGCTCAATCGATTGGCTAGGATCAGCCTGGAAGTGGGTCTTGGGATCACCGGACAAATCGGATTGGAATGCCATCTTGAAAGAGGAGGACAGCCTGGTAAGGAACAATAATCAGCAGATTCGAATCAACACTAAGTTGTTTGACTCGACGCACGAATCGCTCCAGAAGCTGAACTTGCCAACTAGGAAAGACTGGAGTGGTCAACACGAATCTCTTGGATCACGACGAGATCAATATGATATTGGCGGAGGTGGACAGCCTGCCTTATCAAAACGTCGTTGA
- the LOC139354172 gene encoding uncharacterized protein isoform X2 has product MQQLIDQVANEATIITDQHIGALVGHYLQRASDGTSRMDSAPTRRQRSIDWLGSAWKWVLGSPDKSDWNAILKEEDSLKLNLPTRKDWSGQHESLGSRRDQYDIGGGGQPALSKRR; this is encoded by the exons ATGCAGCAACTCATCGACCAGGTAGCAAACGAGGCTACGATAATCACCGATCAACATATTGGCGCTTTGGTTGGCCACTATCTGCAGCGCGCTTCGGATGGAACCTCGCGCATGGATAGCGCACCAACGCGGAGACAACGCTCAATCGATTGGCTAGGATCAGCCTGGAAGTGGGTCTTGGGATCACCGGACAAATCGGATTGGAATGCCATCTTGAAAGAGGAGGACAGCCTG AAGCTGAACTTGCCAACTAGGAAAGACTGGAGTGGTCAACACGAATCTCTTGGATCACGACGAGATCAATATGATATTGGCGGAGGTGGACAGCCTGCCTTATCAAAACGTCGTTGA